In Candidatus Epulonipiscium viviparus, one DNA window encodes the following:
- a CDS encoding protein kinase domain-containing protein, whose amino-acid sequence MNLGFSIQTLFSKKDIVVKEFLAEGGQGSVYKVLYNGEEKALKWYKKSALGNKAKAQLFYDNLKKNVERGTPSEDFLWPIDITHWHQDTFGYIMNLKPAEYYELTDFLLCTVRFRSYRRVTDAALNIVSAFRQLHNQGYSYQDLNDGNFFINPQNGKILICDNDNVAPNGEDTGIIGKPRYMAPEVVLGKTKPNNLSDRFSMSVILYALFCLNHPLEGKRHIVPALTPKIQEELYGSNPVFIMDPKNKSNGPDKIIHRNSLLIWPALPDYIKEIFLKAFSEKSFTKPSARPTEIEWLKVFTRFRSSIISCSCGNEIFANGGVAICEKCGRNAGVSFELNLGEYSIPALKGSRIYKCQISITDDNQALDPVALITQNPKSGKLFIENKSGHNWNAITSKGEPRKVATNEAVPLKEGIQLTINEQPIFINAKKGV is encoded by the coding sequence ATGAATTTAGGATTCTCGATTCAAACTTTATTCAGCAAAAAAGATATTGTGGTAAAAGAGTTTTTAGCTGAAGGTGGACAAGGCAGCGTTTACAAAGTTCTTTACAACGGTGAAGAAAAAGCCCTTAAGTGGTACAAAAAATCTGCCTTAGGCAACAAAGCAAAGGCTCAACTGTTTTATGACAATCTCAAAAAAAATGTGGAACGCGGAACTCCAAGCGAAGATTTTCTTTGGCCAATCGATATCACTCACTGGCATCAAGATACGTTCGGATATATTATGAATTTAAAACCAGCAGAATATTATGAATTAACAGACTTTTTGCTGTGCACTGTTCGGTTTCGCTCCTATCGCCGCGTTACTGATGCTGCGCTCAATATTGTTTCTGCTTTTAGGCAACTACATAATCAAGGATACAGCTATCAAGATTTAAACGATGGCAATTTTTTTATTAATCCTCAAAACGGCAAAATTTTGATTTGCGATAACGATAATGTAGCACCAAACGGTGAGGATACCGGCATTATCGGTAAGCCCAGATATATGGCGCCCGAAGTTGTTCTTGGCAAAACTAAACCCAACAACCTCAGTGACCGCTTTTCTATGTCTGTAATTTTATATGCTTTATTTTGCTTAAATCATCCATTGGAAGGCAAACGCCACATTGTTCCTGCACTCACTCCCAAAATTCAAGAAGAACTTTATGGCAGCAATCCCGTCTTTATAATGGATCCTAAAAATAAAAGCAATGGCCCCGATAAAATCATTCACCGAAACTCTCTACTAATCTGGCCAGCTCTTCCAGACTATATTAAAGAAATATTTCTCAAAGCTTTTAGCGAAAAATCGTTTACCAAGCCTTCTGCTAGACCCACCGAAATCGAATGGCTCAAAGTTTTTACCAGATTTCGAAGTAGTATTATTTCTTGCTCTTGCGGTAACGAAATTTTTGCCAACGGCGGTGTTGCCATATGTGAAAAATGCGGCCGCAACGCTGGTGTATCATTTGAACTCAATCTCGGTGAATACAGCATCCCCGCTTTAAAAGGCAGTCGAATTTATAAATGCCAAATTAGCATAACCGACGATAACCAGGCGTTAGACCCCGTTGCTTTAATTACACAAAACCCAAAATCTGGAAAACTTTTTATCGAAAACAAAAGCGGTCACAACTGGAATGCTATTACCTCCAAAGGTGAGCCACGCAAAGTTGCGACAAACGAAGCGGTCCCATTAAAAGAGGGAATCCAGTTAACCATAAACGAACAACCCATCTTCATCAACGCAAAGAAAGGAGTATAA
- a CDS encoding FeoA family protein, with translation MTLKEAPIKTTFLIKEIIANDKITAFLRTLGCMDDEEITIISKISNNWVINVKDTRYAIDKNIAECIVLCD, from the coding sequence ATGACACTAAAAGAAGCGCCAATAAAAACAACTTTTTTGATCAAAGAGATAATTGCTAATGATAAGATAACAGCTTTTCTGCGTACATTAGGATGTATGGATGATGAAGAAATTACTATCATTTCGAAAATAAGTAATAATTGGGTAATAAATGTAAAGGATACCAGATACGCAATTGATAAAAATATAGCAGAGTGTATTGTATTATGTGACTAA
- a CDS encoding vWA domain-containing protein codes for MPAINEIDEMPRKELHVFYVLDTSGSMTGVPIAALNTAMEECTVALKDLAKKNADAKLKIAVLEFSTGAKWVTYNGPESLDDEFEWEHLSAGGVTDIGAALRELDIKLSRNGFLKSMTGALMPVIIFMTDGYPTDEYAAALAELRKNRWYTSSTKIGFAIGDDADAAIISSIVGNSEAVIKTSDLELFKRLMKFVTVRASMLASSSRTTSSFVNGSAIVQDAIDDNSLPANIIANLGNNSKSSQDDDANWDNNNNWDDDDNW; via the coding sequence ATGCCAGCCATTAACGAAATAGACGAAATGCCACGCAAAGAACTTCATGTATTTTATGTATTAGACACTTCCGGAAGCATGACCGGCGTTCCAATTGCAGCTCTCAATACCGCAATGGAAGAATGCACCGTTGCGCTCAAAGATCTTGCAAAAAAAAATGCTGATGCAAAACTCAAAATTGCCGTATTGGAGTTTAGTACGGGCGCTAAATGGGTTACATACAATGGCCCTGAATCACTCGACGACGAATTTGAGTGGGAGCATCTATCTGCAGGAGGGGTAACAGACATCGGAGCTGCCTTACGCGAACTTGATATCAAACTATCTCGCAACGGATTTTTAAAATCTATGACCGGTGCATTAATGCCAGTAATTATTTTTATGACCGATGGATATCCGACCGATGAATACGCCGCGGCATTAGCCGAGTTGCGCAAAAACCGTTGGTATACAAGCTCCACCAAGATTGGGTTTGCTATCGGAGACGATGCCGATGCCGCTATCATATCATCTATAGTAGGCAACAGCGAAGCCGTAATCAAAACCAGTGATTTGGAATTATTTAAGCGCCTGATGAAATTTGTTACCGTACGCGCCAGCATGTTAGCATCTTCATCTCGCACTACCAGCAGCTTTGTCAACGGCTCTGCGATTGTCCAAGATGCTATAGACGACAACTCTCTACCCGCCAACATAATCGCCAACCTAGGCAATAATTCCAAATCTTCACAAGACGACGATGCCAACTGGGACAATAATAATAATTGGGATGATGATGATAATTGGTAA
- a CDS encoding protein phosphatase 2C domain-containing protein: MLFTFNQTVLGHSHFTNNQICQDYSTSYSNVEMGYHIAVVADGHGSDECFRSNTGARFAAKTALSSLKKLAELIFSDPESADTIYEDLFHPNPRRQIVLSSLTQTIVAKWNDKITTHYNNNPILFINEDYLSFPPRDFLVQSSPTYPPSIYGTTLIAALQLPNCLILLQQGDGRCIIFYEDGTADQPIPSDVRCTKNITTSICDPDAAASMQFTVINLKEKNIAACFLGTDGVEDTYPNTFYTESFNYMKGVHTFYKHVCVQIIEKTYNFNKYFKKQLTIFSKNGLFSSTGSGDDISVSGIVDLQKISALVDQFKTDVAIYKLEEELLHKENQLYNKDKEYDILKKKFETAQSERLNFLQDLSIFIPSVEQLNHLSLLTQNLATAEQNFSEYKYKYNKLLIEYRNLEQQLIKLF, encoded by the coding sequence ATGTTATTTACTTTTAACCAAACAGTATTAGGTCATTCTCATTTCACCAACAATCAAATTTGTCAGGATTATTCGACATCTTATAGCAATGTTGAAATGGGATATCACATAGCCGTAGTTGCAGATGGACATGGTTCCGACGAATGCTTCCGCAGCAATACGGGAGCGCGCTTTGCTGCCAAAACCGCTCTTAGTTCATTGAAAAAACTTGCCGAATTAATTTTTTCTGATCCCGAATCAGCTGATACTATTTACGAAGATTTGTTTCACCCCAATCCCAGACGGCAAATCGTTTTGTCCTCTCTCACTCAAACCATCGTCGCCAAATGGAACGATAAAATAACTACTCATTACAACAACAACCCCATTTTATTCATTAACGAAGATTATCTATCCTTTCCCCCTAGAGATTTTCTTGTACAATCAAGCCCTACCTATCCTCCTAGCATATATGGAACTACATTGATCGCCGCGTTGCAACTACCCAACTGCTTAATTTTATTGCAACAAGGAGATGGCAGATGTATCATATTTTATGAAGATGGAACTGCAGATCAGCCGATTCCTTCGGACGTTCGATGCACCAAAAACATTACGACATCTATCTGCGACCCCGATGCTGCCGCTAGCATGCAATTCACAGTGATTAATCTAAAAGAAAAAAATATTGCCGCTTGTTTTTTGGGAACCGACGGTGTTGAAGATACATATCCTAACACATTTTACACAGAAAGTTTTAATTATATGAAAGGAGTTCACACGTTTTATAAACATGTTTGTGTTCAAATAATCGAAAAAACATATAATTTTAACAAATATTTCAAAAAACAACTAACTATTTTTAGCAAAAACGGATTATTTAGTTCCACAGGAAGCGGCGATGATATTTCTGTATCTGGAATAGTAGATTTACAAAAAATTTCTGCCTTGGTCGATCAATTCAAAACTGATGTTGCTATTTATAAATTAGAAGAAGAGTTACTCCACAAAGAAAACCAATTATATAATAAAGATAAAGAATATGATATTTTAAAGAAAAAGTTTGAAACGGCACAATCCGAACGGTTAAATTTTTTGCAAGATCTGTCCATTTTTATACCCTCTGTCGAACAACTTAATCATCTATCTTTATTAACTCAAAACCTCGCTACTGCCGAACAAAATTTTTCAGAATACAAATATAAATATAACAAATTATTAATAGAATACAGAAATTTAGAACAACAACTTATCAAATTGTTCTAA
- a CDS encoding leucine-rich repeat domain-containing protein, whose protein sequence is MNETATALNLIYTQYGDEFFQDKSQLKQTVKDSLKNNDVSMLTLAINQNVATMLINTVSSVEDYDAITAIIDELVSKYMWQRDVATIAVNYFVQAKFGSAYTPIAYEPATSAIAEILHDKNKFLIIDSRLIRYKGKQEHVTIPAGVTTICERAFYNCHTVQTITISASVTTIEDEAFVNCGNLTIIDIPKNVTSLGAKAFKDCINLTTATISTGITAINDETFYKCINLTTVDLAPSITSIGAHAFYNCTNLIDITIPTKIQTIANAAFKNCKNLKSISICAGAVSIGDSAFCECSNLITAEILEGVTSVGTAIFEKCTQLEYIVIPATLTEIHYTKTEFTQTSIQKFHRDATKMQVLLPIDSFWKFFV, encoded by the coding sequence ATGAACGAAACAGCAACAGCACTTAATTTAATTTATACACAATATGGTGATGAATTTTTTCAAGATAAATCACAATTAAAACAAACAGTTAAAGATTCGTTAAAAAACAATGATGTCTCTATGCTAACGCTAGCAATAAATCAAAACGTTGCCACAATGCTAATCAACACAGTATCTTCGGTGGAAGATTATGATGCGATTACCGCTATAATAGATGAGCTTGTTTCCAAGTATATGTGGCAAAGAGATGTTGCAACAATTGCAGTAAATTACTTTGTACAAGCAAAATTTGGCAGCGCCTACACTCCTATAGCATATGAACCCGCTACTTCTGCAATTGCCGAAATACTACACGACAAAAATAAATTTCTTATAATAGACAGTCGCCTAATTAGGTATAAGGGCAAGCAAGAACACGTTACGATTCCAGCAGGCGTTACAACTATTTGTGAACGCGCATTTTACAATTGCCACACCGTACAGACTATCACGATATCTGCCAGCGTTACAACTATCGAAGACGAAGCTTTTGTCAATTGCGGTAATCTAACAATTATTGATATCCCAAAAAACGTAACATCTCTAGGCGCAAAGGCATTTAAGGATTGTATCAATCTCACAACTGCAACAATTTCTACAGGCATTACCGCAATCAATGATGAAACCTTTTACAAATGTATTAATTTAACCACTGTAGATTTGGCCCCAAGCATAACCTCTATTGGCGCACACGCATTCTACAACTGTACTAATCTAATCGATATTACTATACCTACCAAAATTCAAACAATAGCCAATGCCGCATTCAAAAATTGTAAAAATCTTAAATCCATCAGCATCTGTGCAGGTGCAGTATCAATTGGTGACAGTGCATTTTGTGAATGTTCAAACCTAATCACTGCAGAAATATTGGAGGGCGTTACATCTGTTGGCACTGCTATATTTGAAAAATGTACTCAATTAGAATATATCGTTATTCCAGCGACATTAACAGAAATCCATTATACAAAAACCGAATTTACTCAAACAAGTATTCAAAAATTTCATCGAGACGCTACTAAAATGCAAGTTTTACTTCCTATAGACTCATTTTGGAAATTTTTCGTGTAA
- a CDS encoding protein phosphatase 2C domain-containing protein, with amino-acid sequence MLYTFNQSVQGYHHWMQNQPLQDYSASYTDPRNQYHIAVVADGHGSVECFRSDVGSAIVTTTAINYLKKFAAAVLESPDAIYNDLLFSAPKRCNSVRALTDSIVTTWNCAVVDHYHNNISQASAKDIATIYGTTFIAALHLPKCLILFQQGDGECVIFYENGRIAQPIPKDERCVENVTSSMCDPDAATRIRTKIIDLAETPVVACFLGTDGISDTYLDTYQAFSGSHYHMAGVHTFYKFLCLEVLKSTIDTSQFLSNFSRYGKFSRTGSGDDVSVSAIVDIEKLATFADKFCREIEIYAIEEKLYWKQDELRSKSRKYQILSTAAKNAKQTFAYSLPKYLIKNKFNSKHTVKISLTQHKKKVVKISALLKTNSQPQKAFQIAQKNFIAYKKIYTTLENECIALEEQLKQLKEGDF; translated from the coding sequence ATGCTATACACTTTTAATCAGAGCGTACAAGGATATCATCATTGGATGCAAAACCAGCCTTTGCAAGATTATTCTGCATCATATACAGATCCTCGCAACCAATATCATATTGCAGTAGTCGCAGATGGCCACGGCTCCGTCGAATGTTTTCGCAGTGATGTTGGCTCTGCCATAGTTACCACAACCGCAATCAACTATCTAAAAAAATTTGCCGCAGCAGTATTAGAATCTCCCGATGCTATATACAATGACTTACTATTTTCTGCTCCTAAGCGATGCAATTCTGTTCGTGCGCTAACCGATTCTATCGTTACCACTTGGAACTGTGCCGTTGTTGATCATTACCATAACAATATATCGCAAGCTTCTGCCAAAGACATTGCCACCATCTACGGCACCACTTTTATCGCGGCATTGCATCTGCCAAAATGTTTAATTTTATTTCAGCAAGGCGATGGAGAGTGCGTTATATTTTATGAAAACGGCAGGATCGCTCAACCCATTCCAAAGGATGAACGTTGCGTCGAAAATGTTACTTCTTCTATGTGCGACCCTGATGCTGCGACTAGAATTCGCACCAAAATTATCGACCTCGCAGAAACTCCTGTAGTTGCTTGCTTCTTGGGCACTGACGGCATATCCGATACATATTTAGATACATATCAGGCTTTTTCTGGTTCTCACTATCATATGGCAGGTGTACACACTTTTTATAAATTTTTATGCTTAGAGGTTTTAAAAAGTACCATCGATACTTCTCAATTTTTGTCTAATTTTTCAAGGTATGGAAAGTTTAGTCGAACAGGCAGTGGCGATGACGTCTCCGTTTCGGCAATAGTTGATATCGAAAAACTCGCTACATTTGCTGATAAATTCTGTAGAGAAATCGAAATTTATGCAATAGAAGAAAAATTATATTGGAAACAAGACGAACTTCGCAGTAAAAGTCGAAAATATCAAATTTTATCTACTGCAGCAAAAAATGCTAAGCAAACTTTTGCTTATTCATTACCAAAATATTTAATCAAGAATAAATTTAATTCCAAACATACTGTAAAAATTTCCCTTACTCAACACAAAAAGAAAGTCGTAAAAATTAGCGCTCTGTTAAAGACAAATTCACAACCACAAAAGGCATTTCAAATTGCTCAGAAAAACTTTATTGCTTATAAAAAAATATATACTACTCTCGAAAATGAATGTATTGCTTTAGAAGAACAACTTAAACAATTAAAGGAAGGTGACTTCTAA
- a CDS encoding leucine-rich repeat domain-containing protein → MNETSQVLHQIYTQYGSAVFKDKHRLISFIKDLLNNKDTYMLTLAVNQGVAISIIDTVNSENDSRAIGIIISELVSRYMWQDDLATMVVNYFVYAKFGKYVETNITIESAAPSNPPPPTDNDQFLIANKVLVKYKGALENIAIPSGVTSIGDRAFYNCSSVRTLTMPSSVSSIGNEAFFNCRNLTSLQLPSKFKTIGVRAFFNCTSLTHFTIPKGVKAIQTETFSDCRSLKTVDIPSTVDAIGDSAFDCCSNIESITIPRSVRNIGNYAFKGCSILRSIETPESVRNIGNEAFGNCFELCNAQLLEGVSSIGFSIFNGCQKLEYIVVPSTLKTIKTKITSNRYADQTVSIAKMEVLVPGDKIWSLLTKSY, encoded by the coding sequence ATGAACGAAACATCACAAGTACTTCATCAAATTTATACTCAATATGGTTCTGCAGTTTTTAAAGACAAACATAGATTGATATCATTCATTAAAGATTTATTAAATAACAAAGACACATATATGCTAACATTGGCAGTAAATCAGGGCGTTGCTATATCCATTATCGATACGGTCAACTCCGAAAACGATTCTCGAGCCATCGGCATAATTATTAGTGAATTAGTTTCTCGATACATGTGGCAAGACGATTTAGCTACAATGGTTGTTAACTATTTTGTATATGCTAAGTTCGGTAAATATGTCGAAACAAATATCACTATTGAGTCCGCTGCACCAAGCAATCCCCCTCCCCCTACAGATAACGATCAATTTCTTATAGCAAACAAAGTTTTGGTAAAATATAAGGGTGCTCTCGAAAATATTGCAATCCCATCAGGCGTCACTTCTATCGGAGACCGCGCTTTTTATAATTGCTCTAGCGTTCGAACTTTAACAATGCCTTCCAGCGTTTCATCTATAGGCAACGAAGCCTTTTTTAACTGCAGAAACTTGACTTCACTACAATTGCCATCAAAATTTAAGACCATTGGCGTTCGAGCATTTTTTAATTGTACCAGCCTTACGCATTTCACAATACCAAAAGGCGTCAAAGCTATACAAACCGAAACATTCAGCGATTGCAGAAGTCTAAAAACCGTCGATATCCCCTCCACGGTAGATGCCATCGGCGATTCTGCTTTTGACTGCTGCAGCAATATCGAATCTATCACCATTCCACGCAGCGTTCGCAATATTGGCAATTACGCCTTTAAAGGTTGCTCTATTTTGCGCTCTATCGAAACACCCGAAAGCGTTCGTAATATTGGCAACGAAGCCTTTGGCAATTGCTTTGAATTATGTAATGCCCAATTATTAGAGGGCGTTTCATCTATAGGCTTTTCAATTTTTAACGGCTGCCAAAAACTCGAATATATAGTTGTACCTTCTACACTAAAAACCATAAAAACTAAGATTACATCAAATAGATATGCCGACCAAACTGTATCTATTGCCAAGATGGAAGTCTTGGTACCTGGTGATAAAATTTGGAGTTTGTTAACTAAATCTTATTAA
- a CDS encoding leucine-rich repeat domain-containing protein, protein MNNTVQILRKIYVQYGEEVFKNKSKLKGLINDFIKNTDTLMLLQAVDHNVAIDVIDKIKFKDDTLAIQLLAEHLSSKYFWREDVAHTAIQCFVQAKFGTAYSSKYLKTRTTQSILDTHHSLFHIANQVLIKYLGNHADAIIPNTVISIDSRAFAECELATVVIPHNLKIIGAAAFYRCTNLKHINIPAGVSSIEDSTFEECTQLKTVSIPAGMTSIRNYSFAYCNNLETLIIPNGVTSIGTAAFLHCDNLTSINIPETVTHIGDWAFYGCPKLKTIRIPSAVKFIGKNAIPAATQSLKSKIVY, encoded by the coding sequence ATGAACAATACCGTACAAATACTTCGCAAAATATATGTTCAATACGGAGAAGAAGTTTTCAAAAATAAGTCTAAATTGAAAGGGTTGATTAATGATTTTATTAAAAACACAGATACACTAATGTTATTGCAGGCAGTCGACCACAACGTTGCCATCGATGTTATCGACAAGATTAAATTCAAAGACGATACTCTAGCAATACAGTTACTTGCCGAACACTTGTCTTCCAAATACTTTTGGCGCGAGGATGTTGCTCATACAGCAATACAATGCTTTGTTCAGGCCAAATTTGGAACAGCATATTCCTCTAAGTATCTCAAAACCAGAACCACGCAATCAATTTTGGACACGCATCACTCACTGTTTCATATAGCAAATCAAGTTCTTATAAAATATCTCGGCAATCACGCAGATGCCATCATTCCAAATACCGTGATTTCTATAGACTCAAGAGCCTTTGCAGAATGTGAGTTAGCAACTGTTGTTATTCCACACAACCTTAAAATTATTGGCGCGGCCGCATTCTACCGCTGCACCAACCTCAAGCATATAAATATTCCAGCCGGTGTTTCTAGCATAGAAGACAGCACTTTCGAAGAATGTACACAACTAAAAACTGTATCTATTCCTGCAGGCATGACTTCTATTAGAAATTATTCTTTTGCGTATTGTAATAATTTGGAAACTTTAATTATACCAAACGGAGTCACTTCTATAGGAACGGCAGCCTTTTTGCATTGCGATAACCTCACTAGTATAAATATTCCAGAAACCGTTACTCACATTGGAGATTGGGCCTTTTATGGTTGCCCCAAATTGAAGACTATTAGAATTCCATCTGCAGTCAAATTTATAGGCAAAAACGCAATTCCCGCTGCCACGCAATCATTAAAAAGCAAAATTGTTTATTAA
- a CDS encoding glutamine synthetase III: MKNIPELFGSKVFNDKIMQARLPKTIYKAINETVQNGKPLELSVANVVANAMKDWATELGATHFTHWFQPMTGITAEKHDSFISPDGKGQIIMEFSGKELVKGEPDASSFPSGGLRATFEARGYTIWDVSSYAFIKDDTLCIPTAFCSYSGEALDKKTPLLRSMEAVDKAATKFLNIIGKSDVTKVTTTVGPEQEYFLIDKEMFLKRPDLIYTGRTLYGARPSKGQELDDHYFGTLKSRVSDFMKDFDSELWMLGILSKTKHNEVAPAQHELAPIFSTTNIATDHNQLTMEIAKKVANRHGLTCLLHEKPFAGVNGSGKHNNWSMSTNTGENLLEPGKNPSENTQFLLFLAAVVQAVDEYQDLLRVSVASAANDHRLGAHEAPPAIVSMFLGDELSSIIDSIVTDTAYTNHGSSKMVTAVSVLPDFNKDTTDRNRTSPFAFTGNKFEFRMLGSAFSISGPNIILNTIVAEVLNGFSKKLEGAKDLAAAEAALIKDTFTKHQRIIFNGNNYSEEWVEEAKKRGLLNLKTTVDALPTFISPKSVELFTKNHVFSEAELHSRYEILLEEYSKVINIEALTASDIAKQLILPACMAYQKQVVDLLNAKQSAGIRAITEQTIATDLDELSYDLFEEIKKLDITILEAHTIADTLANAQFYRDKVLAAMTSVRTIVDTLELKVASSYWPLPTYGELLYSVN, encoded by the coding sequence ATGAAAAATATTCCCGAGCTTTTTGGTTCAAAAGTGTTTAACGATAAAATAATGCAGGCTAGATTACCAAAAACAATCTATAAAGCGATCAACGAAACTGTTCAAAACGGCAAACCTCTCGAACTTAGTGTTGCTAATGTTGTTGCAAACGCAATGAAAGATTGGGCCACAGAACTTGGAGCAACTCACTTTACTCACTGGTTTCAGCCTATGACAGGTATTACTGCGGAAAAACACGATAGTTTTATTTCTCCAGATGGCAAAGGACAAATTATAATGGAATTTTCTGGTAAAGAACTAGTAAAAGGCGAGCCTGATGCATCCAGTTTTCCATCTGGTGGGCTTCGTGCCACTTTTGAAGCGCGCGGCTATACTATTTGGGACGTTTCTAGCTATGCATTTATCAAGGATGACACGCTTTGTATTCCAACTGCTTTTTGCTCATACAGCGGCGAAGCTCTAGACAAAAAGACTCCACTACTCCGTTCGATGGAGGCAGTTGATAAAGCTGCGACAAAATTTTTAAATATAATTGGCAAATCGGATGTTACCAAGGTTACCACCACTGTTGGTCCCGAGCAAGAATATTTCCTCATCGACAAAGAGATGTTCCTAAAAAGACCCGACTTAATATATACTGGTCGAACACTTTATGGCGCACGCCCTTCAAAAGGCCAGGAGCTTGATGATCACTATTTTGGTACTCTCAAATCTCGTGTTAGTGACTTTATGAAAGACTTCGATTCCGAGTTATGGATGCTTGGCATTCTCTCAAAAACTAAACACAATGAAGTTGCACCTGCTCAACACGAGCTCGCTCCTATATTTTCAACTACTAATATCGCAACGGATCACAATCAGCTGACTATGGAAATCGCCAAGAAAGTTGCAAACCGACACGGACTAACTTGCCTATTACACGAGAAACCATTCGCAGGAGTCAACGGCTCTGGCAAACACAACAACTGGTCTATGTCTACAAACACAGGCGAAAATCTTCTAGAACCTGGAAAAAATCCTTCTGAAAATACTCAATTTTTACTATTCTTAGCGGCAGTTGTTCAGGCTGTCGATGAGTATCAGGATCTTCTTAGAGTTAGTGTTGCTAGCGCGGCAAACGACCACAGATTGGGTGCTCACGAAGCTCCTCCTGCAATAGTTAGTATGTTTCTCGGCGATGAACTAAGCTCTATTATAGATAGTATCGTCACTGATACTGCATATACCAACCATGGCAGCTCAAAAATGGTCACTGCAGTAAGTGTTCTCCCTGATTTTAACAAAGATACTACTGATAGAAATCGTACTTCTCCGTTTGCGTTCACTGGAAACAAGTTTGAATTTAGAATGCTTGGCTCTGCGTTTTCTATTTCTGGACCAAACATTATTCTTAACACCATCGTTGCGGAAGTGCTAAATGGATTTTCCAAAAAACTCGAAGGTGCCAAAGATCTTGCAGCTGCCGAAGCCGCACTCATCAAAGATACTTTCACCAAACATCAACGCATTATCTTTAATGGCAACAACTACTCCGAAGAATGGGTCGAAGAAGCCAAAAAACGCGGTCTACTCAACTTAAAAACCACTGTTGATGCTCTTCCAACATTTATTTCACCTAAGAGCGTTGAGTTATTCACCAAAAATCATGTGTTCTCAGAAGCAGAATTGCATTCAAGATATGAAATTTTGTTAGAAGAGTATAGCAAGGTTATAAACATCGAAGCCCTCACCGCATCTGACATTGCTAAACAGTTGATACTTCCTGCATGTATGGCGTACCAAAAACAAGTGGTTGATCTCTTAAACGCTAAGCAATCTGCTGGAATACGCGCTATCACCGAGCAAACCATTGCAACTGATCTGGACGAATTATCCTATGATCTATTCGAGGAAATCAAAAAGCTCGACATAACTATCTTAGAAGCACACACCATAGCCGATACTCTTGCAAATGCGCAGTTCTATCGTGACAAAGTGCTTGCTGCTATGACTTCGGTGCGCACCATTGTTGATACGTTAGAGCTTAAAGTTGCGTCATCATACTGGCCGCTTCCGACTTATGGTGAATTATTATATAGCGTAAATTAA